In a single window of the Nicotiana tomentosiformis chromosome 10, ASM39032v3, whole genome shotgun sequence genome:
- the LOC138900133 gene encoding secreted RxLR effector protein 161-like: MDEPGSPVNQTMYRGIIGSFLYLTASRPDIVFSVGLCARFQSNPKESHLKAAKRILRYLKGTHDLVLYYPFGDNFDLVRYAGADYAGYLVDRKSTSGMAHFLGSCLISWGTRKQNSVAFSTTEAKYVAAASCCAQLKWIKQQLEDFEVFSDCVQLLCDNTSALNMAKNPVQHKRTKHIDVRHHFLRDNVEKWLICMKFYSTEDQIADIFTKALNREHFERNRLALGLIKPS; the protein is encoded by the coding sequence atggatgaacctggttccccTGTGAATCAGACCATGTATAGAGGTATCATAGGGTCATTCCTGTATCTCACAGCAAGCAGACCAGATATTGTCTTCAGTGTGGGACTTTGTGCCAGGTTTCAATctaatccaaaggaatctcatctgaaggctgccaagagaatcctgagatatctcaaaggaacacacgacctggttctctactaccCTTTTGGAGATAACTTTGATTTAGTTAGGTATGCTGGTGCTGATTATGCAGGGTATCTGGTGGACAGGAAAAGCACGTCTGGAATGGCACATTTTCTAGGTTCATGTCTAATTTCATGGGGTACAAGAAAACAAAACTCAGTGGCCTTCTCCACTACAGAAGCAAAATATGTGGCAGCTGCATCTTGCTGTGCTCAACTAAAATGGATTAAGCAGCAGCTGGAAGACTTTGAAGTGTTCTCTGATTGTGTGCAGTTGCTGTGTGACAATACCAGTGCACTCAACATGGCCAAGAATCCAGTCCAAcataagagaacaaagcacattgatgtgcgtcaccactttctcagagacaatgttgaaaaatggCTCATATGTATGAAATTTTACAGCACAGAAGATCAAATTGCAGACATATTCACTAAAGCACTGAACAGAGAGCACTTTGAAAGAAATCGCTTGGCACTGGGGCTGATAAAACCAAGctga